GAAGGGCTCGTCCAACAGGATGAAGTGGGGCTTGAGGGTCAGGGCCCGTGCGATCTCCACGCGGCGGCGTTCGCCGCCGGAGAGGGCGTAGCCGCGGGTGTCGGCGATGTGGACGATGCCGAACTGCTCGAGCAGCCGATCCGTGGCGTCCTCGGAGGGGCGCCCCATCTCCTCCCAGACCAGGTCGATATTCTCCCGCACCGTCAGGCTGCGGAACACCGAGGACTCCTGCGG
This portion of the uncultured Fretibacterium sp. genome encodes:
- a CDS encoding ATP-binding cassette domain-containing protein is translated as PQESSVFRSLTVRENIDLVWEEMGRPSEDATDRLLEQFGIVHIADTRGYALSGGERRRVEIARALTLKPHFILLDEPFSGIDPIAVNDIQAMIQALREQGYGVLITDHNVRETLSITDRTYLIHDGKIFLDGSPKEVARNPLARKFYLGDNFSW